GGCGGAAATTTATTTGTTCGGAGAATTATTGAACGAATTTTTTGCAATGTATGCTGATTTGAACCTGTTTACCCGGTTCAGCATTGTTTCTCTGCCATCCGGGAAAACATATACATGGAAAGACAGCAAAACAACTATCACACGGTTTTAGAAACGGCGCACAAAAGCGCCAAAGAAAATAACGACAGGCAAACGCTTCCCTTATGGGAGATTCCTAGAAATAAAGCGCAGCGCGAAAGCGGGTCGTCTGAAATCTTCCAAGAGAAATTGGGGGAGTTTATTGTACGCAATGCGGCAACAATGAATTTCTTCCAATTTTGCCGGGTTCTGGAAACCCTTGCCGAAGGAAATGAAGAAAAGGCTGTCGAGTCAACCGTAAGATTTAGAAGGGTAAAGTCTTTATCTTTCCCTTCCGGGGAGATTGCATCGGTTGAATATGACGCAGAAGCCGATCTGCCGACTGTCAGGACGACATTTTTAGGTTTGTACGGTGTCGATGCGGTTTTGCCGGATTACTTCCTGAACGATATTGCGACACATAAAGACGGCAGTGAAAGCCTGGCAGCATTTTTAGATATTTTTAACCACCGAATCACGACCCTGTTTTTCCAAGCATGGAAAAAATACCGTTATCCGTTTCTGTTTCAACGGGAGGGGCAGGATGACCTATCGCGTTCCCTCTTGCACCTAATCGGGCAAGGCATGGTCAACGGGAAATTCATGCATCCTCTGCTGGATAGCAGGATTTTGGGATTGTTCAGTATTTTTTACCAACGAACCCGAACCAAAGAAGGGATTGTCAGCATTGTCAGATACCTTCTTCCCTTTGCCGACGTAAAAGTAAAAGAGTTCCAGCCGCAGTGGGTCATTTTGGAGAAGGACCGCAAACTGGGGAAAGCCGGTTTGCGGTTAGACGGGGGAAGCGCATCTTTGGGCGGACGGATAAAAGATTACAGTCATTTGGTGCGTATTGAAATTACACCCGATACATTTGACAACGCGCAGCTTCTGTTGCCAAAGCAGCAATTGCACCAAAAATTGCTCGAATTATTAAAACTCTATTTGGGTCGTCGTTTTGATGCGAGTGTTTACCTGAATATTAAAAAACAATGGATACCCAAAAGCCGTTTGGAAAAAAAACAAATATTGGGGATTAATACCGGTTTAGGTGCGATGCACCAAGACAAACAAATAAAAATAGCGAACTATACTTACTCAAACTAACTTCAAGAAAACGGAAAATCATGAATAAAAAAACCAGAATTACGTCAGTCTGCTCATTAGCCCTTTTATGCGCCATGCTTTCAGGATGCGGGATTTGGCAAGGCATGAAAGATGGAACGGTTGAAGCAACGAAAAGTGTTTTTTATACCAAACTCAAGATTTTGAAAATCGACCTGATTGCACGAAACGGTTTGAATCAAAACGAGCGCGGGCAGTCGCTGTCGACAGTCGTCCGAGTGTATCAGTTGAAAGACAAGCAAA
Above is a window of Neisseria mucosa DNA encoding:
- the tssG gene encoding type VI secretion system baseplate subunit TssG, which gives rise to MERQQNNYHTVLETAHKSAKENNDRQTLPLWEIPRNKAQRESGSSEIFQEKLGEFIVRNAATMNFFQFCRVLETLAEGNEEKAVESTVRFRRVKSLSFPSGEIASVEYDAEADLPTVRTTFLGLYGVDAVLPDYFLNDIATHKDGSESLAAFLDIFNHRITTLFFQAWKKYRYPFLFQREGQDDLSRSLLHLIGQGMVNGKFMHPLLDSRILGLFSIFYQRTRTKEGIVSIVRYLLPFADVKVKEFQPQWVILEKDRKLGKAGLRLDGGSASLGGRIKDYSHLVRIEITPDTFDNAQLLLPKQQLHQKLLELLKLYLGRRFDASVYLNIKKQWIPKSRLEKKQILGINTGLGAMHQDKQIKIANYTYSN